From Triticum urartu cultivar G1812 chromosome 2, Tu2.1, whole genome shotgun sequence, a single genomic window includes:
- the LOC125537630 gene encoding subtilisin-like protease — translation MAAFRIASLSLLLALVAAVEGAGDERSTFIVHVQPQASHVFGTADDRKAWYNSFLPENVRLLHAYHHVASGFAVRLTRRELDKMSAMPGFVAAVPDRVYKLHTTHTPRFLGLDTRQGGRNYSAGSGDGVIIGVLDSGVTPDHPSFSGDGMPAPPAKWKGRCDFNGRSVCNNKLIGARVFDTAVSSGNRTTSTGAPLSPIDEDGHGTHTSSTAAGAVVPGAQVLGQGRGTASGIAPRAHVAMYKVCGLEDCTSADILAGIDAAVADGCDIISMSLGGPSLPYPEDSIAVGTFAAAEKGIFVSMSAGNSGPNYTTLSNEAPWMLTVAASTMDRLIRTRVRLGNGLYFDGESVNQPDAASTVFYPLVYAGASSTPDAQFCGNGSLDGFDVKGKIVVCERGNDVGRVDKGAEVLRAGGVGMILANQAIDGFSTIADVHALPASHVSYHAGDAIMNYIKSTARPMAQIMFRGTVLGTSPAPAITSFSSRGPSLQNPGILKPDITGPGVSVLAAWPFQVGPPSLAGEHSGPTFNFESGTSMSAPHLSGIAALIKSKYPDWSPAAIKSAIMTTADSTDRSGMPITDEKGTAADLFALGAGHVDPDKAMNPGLLYDITPADYIGFLCGMYTDKEVSVIARRAVDCSAVEVIPDRLLNYPSISVTFPSSWNPMNPMVVTRKVTNVGEAPAVYYPQFDLPENSMNVTVMPSSLRFTEANQVKDFKVTVWPRTSGDAVVVQGALRWVSDKHTVRSPMSVAFAGH, via the coding sequence ATGGCAGCCTTCAGGATCGCctcgctctccctcctcctcgcCCTCGTCGCCGCGGTGGAGGGCGCCGGCGATGAGCGCAGCACGTTCATCGTGCACGTGCAGCCCCAGGCGAGCCACGTGTTCGGCACGGCCGACGACCGCAAGGCCTGGTACAACTCCTTCCTCCCCGAGAACGTCCGGCTCCTCCACGCCTACCACCACGTCGCCAGCGGCTTCGCCGTCCGGCTGACGCGGCGGGAGCTCGACAAGATGTCCGCCATGCCTGGGTTCGTTGCCGCGGTGCCCGACCGGGTTTACAAGCTGCACACCACGCACACGCCGCGGTTCCTCGGGCTGGACACGCGCCAGGGCGGCAGGAACTACTCGGCCGGATCCGGCGATGGCGTCATCATCGGGGTGCTCGACAGCGGCGTCACTCCCGATCACCCGTCCTTCAGCGGCGATGGCATGCCGGCGCCGCCGGCCAAGTGGAAGGGGAGGTGCGACTTCAACGGCCGCTCCGTGTGCAACAACAAGCTCATCGGCGCTCGCGTTTTCGACACTGCCGTCAGTTCTGGGAACCGCACCACCTCTACCGGTGCACCGCTGTCGCCGATCGACGAGGATGGGCACGGCACGCACACGTCGAGCACGGCGGCGGGAGCAGTCGTGCCAGGCGCCCAGGTGCTTGGCCAGGGGAGGGGCACCGCGTCCGGGATAGCGCCCCGCGCGCACGTCGCAATGTACAAGGTGTGCGGCCTGGAGGACTGCACCAGCGCCGACATACTCGCCGGCATCGACGCTGCCGTGGCTGACGGCTGCGACATCATCTCCATGTCCCTCGGCGGGCCGTCGTTGCCGTACCCCGAGGACAGCATCGCCGTCGGCACGTTCGCCGCCGCAGAGAAGGGGATTTTCGTCAGCATGTCAGCCGGCAACTCCGGCCCAAACTACACCACGCTGTCGAACGAGGCGCCCTGGATGCTCACCGTCGCCGCGAGCACCATGGACCGTTTGATCCGCACCAGGGTGCGCCTTGGGAACGGTCTCTACTTCGACGGCGAGTCCGTGAACCAGCCAGACGCCGCGTCGACCGTCTTCTACCCGCTGGTCTACGCCGGCGCGAGCTCCACACCAGACGCGCAGTTTTGCGGCAACGGCTCGCTGGACGGCTTCGATGTCAAGGGCAAGATAGTGGTATGTGAGCGCGGCAATGACGTCGGTAGGGTTGACAAAGGCGCCGAGGTGTTAAGAGCCGGAGGCGTCGGCATGATTCTGGCCAACCAGGCCATTGACGGCTTCAGCACCATCGCCGACGTGCACGCCCTCCCTGCGTCGCATGTCAGCTACCACGCCGGAGACGCGATCATGAACTACATCAAGTCGACGGCGAGACCGATGGCGCAAATCATGTTCAGGGGGACGGTCCTCGGCACGTCGCCGGCCCCGGCTATCACTTCCTTCTCCTCGCGCGGGCCAAGCTTGCAGAACCCCGGCATTCTGAAGCCCGACATCACGGGCCCCGGCGTGAGCGTGCTCGCGGCGTGGCCATTCCAAGTAGGTCCGCCCTCGTTGGCCGGGGAGCACTCCGGACCGACCTTCAACTTCGAGTCCGGGACGTCCATGTCAGCGCCGCACCTCAGCGGCATTGCCGCGTTGATCAAGAGCAAATACCCGGACTGGTCGCCCGCGGCGATCAAGTCCGCCATCATGACAACGGCCGACAGCACGGACCGCTCCGGCATGCCGATAACGGACGAGAAGGGGACGGCGGCGGACCTCTTCGCCCTTGGTGCCGGCCATGTCGACCCGGACAAGGCCATGAACCCCGGCCTGCTGTACGACATCACCCCGGCAGATTACATCGGCTTCCTCTGCGGCATGTACACGGACAAGGAGGTCTCCGTGATCGCGCGCCGTGCCGTGGACTGCTCGGCCGTCGAGGTGATCCCGGACCGCCTTCTGAACTACCCGTCGATCTCCGTCACGTTCCCCTCGTCGTGGAACCCGATGAATCCGATGGTGGTGACACGCAAGGTGACGAACGTCGGAGAGGCGCCGGCGGTGTACTACCCACAGTTCGACCTGCCGGAAAACTCCATGAACGTCACCGTCATGCCGAGCTCGCTGCGGTTCACTGAGGCGAACCAGGTGAAAGATTTCAAGGTGACCGTGTGGCCGAGGACCAGCGGCGATGCAGTGGTGGTGCAGGGGGCGCTCCGGTGGGTGTCGGACAAGCACACCGTGAGGAGCCCCATGTCCGTCGCCTTCGCCGGACACTAG